A genomic region of Bosea sp. 124 contains the following coding sequences:
- a CDS encoding ABC transporter ATP-binding protein: MSRRACILSLISGRRRILTDWTLWARIWAVLSEVGRGLALAIIAATILETALSIGALYTIKLLVDAIGASLSGKAQHDAVFLALALAGATALLSVVATALANYLRIRQGMLVSDLIDRKIHKQAIEVDFSFYESPRYFDSLQKAREAGAQRPAQVVGNVLTLVKGIILLGAVLVMLAAIEWRLLPALLLMVGIALVARLRMTRQMFNWRMKRAQLERRAGYLDWMLTSNIHAKELRLNRLGEHFSRIYNGLRRQIRDEHLALERRRLFAEMGVAFGGALIFIAAAGYLISLAFSGALTVGQVVLFVLLLRRAEGSGNEAVSSLSRLVDDHLYLGRLFDFLESKPSILSQGHGEPPAQPQSGLRLEAVSFRYDGAAQPAIDKVDLTLKPGQIVALVGENGSGKTTLIKLLTRLYDPTEGRITLDGREIRAFEPTRYRALFSVIFQDFAAYPDTVGENIRFGDVSLPADSDAVRAAGLRAGADPFIQKLPKGYDTQLTKLFNEGQDLSLGQWQRVALARAFYPRAPFIIMDEPTSAVDPASESALFENFRERLDGRGALIISHRLSTVRQADYTYVLTEGRIEEHGTHDELLARDGAYARLFNQQAKHYR; encoded by the coding sequence ATGAGCCGGCGCGCTTGCATCCTGAGCCTGATCAGCGGCAGGCGCAGGATCCTGACCGATTGGACGCTCTGGGCCAGGATTTGGGCCGTTCTGTCGGAAGTAGGACGTGGCCTCGCGCTCGCCATCATCGCAGCGACGATCCTGGAGACGGCGTTGTCGATCGGCGCGCTCTACACGATCAAACTGCTGGTCGATGCCATCGGCGCGAGCCTCTCGGGCAAGGCCCAACATGACGCGGTGTTCCTGGCGCTCGCGCTTGCCGGCGCCACCGCCCTGCTCTCGGTCGTGGCAACGGCTTTGGCGAATTATCTGCGTATCCGTCAGGGCATGCTGGTCAGCGACCTCATCGACCGAAAAATCCACAAGCAAGCGATCGAGGTCGATTTCAGCTTTTACGAAAGCCCCCGCTATTTCGACTCGCTGCAGAAGGCACGCGAGGCGGGGGCCCAAAGGCCGGCCCAAGTGGTCGGCAATGTCCTGACGCTCGTCAAGGGGATCATCCTGCTTGGCGCGGTGTTGGTCATGCTGGCGGCAATCGAATGGCGGCTTTTGCCGGCTTTGCTCCTCATGGTCGGGATCGCGCTGGTAGCGCGGCTGCGAATGACGCGGCAGATGTTCAACTGGCGGATGAAACGGGCGCAGCTCGAGCGCCGTGCCGGCTATCTCGACTGGATGCTGACCTCGAACATCCATGCCAAGGAACTGCGGCTCAATCGCCTCGGCGAGCACTTCAGCCGTATCTATAACGGACTTCGCCGCCAGATCCGGGACGAGCATCTCGCGCTGGAGCGGCGCAGGCTTTTTGCCGAGATGGGCGTGGCTTTCGGCGGCGCGCTGATCTTCATCGCCGCTGCCGGCTATCTGATCTCGCTCGCGTTCTCCGGCGCGTTGACGGTCGGCCAGGTCGTCCTGTTCGTCCTGCTACTGCGACGCGCCGAGGGCAGCGGCAACGAGGCCGTCTCAAGCCTGTCGCGACTGGTCGATGACCATCTCTATCTCGGGCGGCTTTTCGACTTTCTCGAATCCAAGCCGAGCATCCTCTCACAGGGCCACGGCGAGCCGCCGGCCCAGCCACAATCCGGGCTCCGGCTCGAAGCAGTCTCGTTCCGTTATGACGGCGCCGCACAGCCGGCGATCGACAAGGTCGATTTGACGCTGAAGCCTGGGCAGATCGTTGCGTTGGTCGGCGAGAACGGCTCCGGCAAGACGACGCTGATCAAGCTGCTTACGCGGCTCTATGATCCGACGGAGGGGCGGATTACGCTGGATGGGCGCGAGATCCGGGCGTTCGAACCAACGCGCTACCGTGCCTTGTTTAGCGTCATCTTCCAGGATTTCGCCGCCTATCCGGACACGGTCGGCGAGAACATCCGTTTCGGCGACGTCTCGCTGCCGGCCGACTCGGACGCGGTACGCGCAGCGGGCCTTCGCGCCGGCGCCGACCCCTTCATCCAGAAGCTGCCCAAGGGCTATGATACCCAGCTGACCAAGCTCTTCAACGAGGGCCAGGATCTCAGCCTCGGGCAATGGCAGCGGGTGGCGCTGGCGCGCGCCTTCTATCCACGTGCCCCCTTCATAATCATGGACGAGCCGACGAGTGCGGTAGATCCGGCCTCGGAATCCGCCCTGTTCGAGAACTTCCGCGAGCGCCTCGACGGTCGCGGCGCCCTGATCATCAGCCACAGACTTTCGACCGTGCGCCAGGCAGACTACACCTATGTTCTCACCGAAGGACGCATCGAGGAGCACGGAACCCATGACGAGCTGCTCGCACGGGACGGCGCCTATGCGAGGCTGTTCAACCAGCAGGCGAAGCATTATCGATGA
- a CDS encoding glycosyltransferase family 2 protein, producing the protein MMSSDAMPAARLPVTVVIPVRNEESNLPRCLAALTAFAEVIVIDSGSTDRTQVIAREAGARVIDFVWNGGFPKKRNWVLMNERLSHPWVLFLDADEFVTPEFCDALRSTLADTSHVGFWLNYTNHFLGQRLRHGIPQRKLALFKIGSGFYERIEEASWSSLDMEIHEHPVLVGSVGEITAPIEHNDDRGILKFIDRHRDYAKWEAHRYRLLVAAGEEGWAHLTQRQRTKYRNLPKWWYPFAYGIYQYIIKRGILDGHAGFQYAFYKIWYFNSIRLLIKL; encoded by the coding sequence ATGATGAGTTCAGACGCAATGCCCGCGGCGCGCCTCCCGGTTACGGTTGTCATCCCGGTCCGCAATGAGGAAAGCAATCTGCCGCGCTGCCTGGCGGCACTCACCGCCTTCGCAGAGGTGATCGTGATCGATTCAGGCAGCACCGATCGGACGCAGGTCATCGCGCGCGAGGCCGGCGCCCGTGTCATCGATTTCGTCTGGAATGGCGGCTTTCCCAAGAAGCGCAACTGGGTGCTGATGAACGAGCGCCTCTCCCACCCCTGGGTGCTGTTTCTCGACGCCGACGAATTCGTCACGCCGGAATTCTGCGATGCGCTGCGCAGCACGCTCGCAGATACCAGCCATGTCGGCTTCTGGCTGAACTACACCAACCACTTTCTCGGCCAGCGTCTGCGCCACGGTATTCCGCAGCGCAAGCTCGCCCTTTTCAAGATCGGAAGCGGCTTCTATGAACGGATCGAGGAAGCCTCCTGGAGTTCGCTCGACATGGAGATCCACGAGCATCCCGTGCTCGTCGGCTCCGTTGGCGAGATCACTGCTCCGATCGAGCACAATGACGATCGCGGCATTCTGAAATTCATTGATCGCCATCGCGACTACGCCAAATGGGAAGCGCATCGCTACCGACTTCTCGTCGCGGCCGGAGAGGAAGGCTGGGCCCATCTAACGCAGCGTCAGAGAACGAAATACCGCAACCTGCCGAAATGGTGGTACCCATTCGCCTATGGAATTTACCAATACATCATAAAAAGAGGCATTTTGGACGGTCACGCTGGTTTTCAATACGCATTTTATAAGATTTGGTACTTCAATTCGATCCGACTGCTGATCAAACTGTGA
- a CDS encoding nucleotidyltransferase family protein gives MTARDSTVICAPPRQDATAQLLVLLARDVLTPEAGARARDLLRKVDDWREFAVLAHHNFSLPFAYRHLAALGLSAGQPELMAAMRGLALRTTMSNLKWHGALQSFHEACILPTTARHAYIKGPALAARYYRDVGARQCRDIDVLVLPDDFTRVARRAFDHGLRFIAGYEPQPRFTDNDQDIDFMVRHADVISMLDAEGHLFELHRHIEKMTPVFPVEDVLADTCQTRLGRNTLSVMATPWLFNYIAYHHSRHFWSKLHWVADLHAIMSHPSFEREETLALARRIGISATVEATLAFAELAQQPENWQGALEGRSHGAVFLDACLRGLPGDSAYEFDRWKDMFLFDFEATWQVDTGRKHGFWAGSALRRLEPNVTQYFENRRSRAFEFLYVLENAKALSLNMLKRVSGR, from the coding sequence ATGACTGCCAGAGATTCGACTGTGATATGTGCTCCCCCAAGGCAGGATGCCACGGCGCAGCTGCTCGTGCTGCTGGCGCGCGATGTCCTCACTCCCGAGGCGGGTGCACGCGCACGCGACTTGCTTCGGAAGGTCGATGACTGGCGGGAATTCGCGGTTCTCGCGCATCACAATTTCAGTCTGCCTTTCGCCTACCGGCATCTCGCCGCACTCGGCTTATCCGCCGGCCAGCCGGAGCTGATGGCCGCGATGCGCGGGCTCGCGCTGCGCACGACCATGTCCAACCTGAAATGGCATGGCGCCCTGCAGTCCTTTCACGAAGCCTGCATCCTCCCGACAACGGCCCGGCACGCCTATATCAAGGGCCCGGCCCTGGCCGCACGCTATTATCGCGATGTCGGAGCCCGGCAATGTCGCGATATCGATGTTCTGGTGCTGCCGGATGATTTTACCCGCGTAGCCCGCCGCGCCTTCGATCATGGCCTTCGCTTCATCGCCGGGTACGAGCCGCAGCCTCGCTTCACGGACAACGACCAGGATATCGACTTCATGGTTCGCCATGCGGATGTGATCTCGATGCTCGATGCCGAGGGCCATCTGTTCGAGCTGCATCGACATATCGAAAAGATGACGCCGGTGTTCCCGGTGGAGGATGTTCTCGCCGACACCTGCCAGACCAGGCTCGGGCGCAATACCTTGTCGGTCATGGCGACGCCCTGGCTTTTCAATTATATCGCCTATCATCACTCGCGGCATTTCTGGTCGAAGCTGCATTGGGTCGCCGACCTGCACGCGATCATGAGCCATCCCAGCTTCGAGCGTGAGGAAACCCTCGCGCTGGCGCGCAGGATCGGCATTTCCGCCACTGTCGAAGCGACCCTGGCGTTTGCCGAACTGGCGCAACAGCCGGAGAACTGGCAAGGCGCGCTGGAAGGGCGCAGCCATGGCGCGGTTTTTCTGGACGCCTGCCTGCGCGGCCTGCCGGGCGACTCGGCCTATGAATTCGATCGCTGGAAGGACATGTTTCTATTCGACTTCGAGGCGACCTGGCAGGTCGACACCGGCCGCAAGCACGGCTTCTGGGCCGGCTCCGCGCTGCGCCGGCTTGAACCCAATGTGACGCAGTATTTCGAGAATCGCCGCAGCCGCGCCTTCGAATTCCTCTATGTCCTGGAGAACGCTAAGGCACTCTCGCTCAATATGTTGAAGCGGGTCAGCGGCCGATGA